TGGTGGGCATTGGAGCTTTAATTAGCATTCCCTTGGGCATTATGGCAGCAATTTATCTTTCGGAATTCAACGGGGGTAAAGTTGCTGAGTGGATTAGGTTTGCGACTAATGTTTTGAGTGGAGTACCGTCGATTATTGTCGGGGTGTTCGCCTATGGTGTGATCGTCCTTACTTTTAAAAGCTATTCAGCCTGGGCTGGAGGTTTTGCTCTCTCCATCTTAATGTTGCCGATTATTGTGCGTACTACTGATGAATCTCTCAAGCTAGTACCTCAAGATGTACGTCAGGCTTCTGTGGGGATTGGCGCAAATCAATATCAAACAGTTTTACAGGTGGTGCTACCTGCTGCCTTGCCCGCGATTATTACAGGTATTACTCTAGCGATCGCCCGTGCTGCGGGGGAGACTGCGCCTTTACTGTTTACAGCTCTATTTACTCAATTTTGGCCCAATTGGGATGCTTTACTAGTAGAACCGACGGCTTCTTTGGCGGTGTTGGTTTATAATTTTGCGATCGTTCCCTTTAAGAATCAGCAGGAATTGGCTTGGGGTGCAGCTTTTATTTTAGTAATGCTGGTTTTATTTACTAGTATACTTTCTCGTTGGGCAACGGCGAAACGGACTTATTAACTCCTAATAAGCAAATTAATCTGCTTAGGCTGGCAAAGAGGAAAGGGGAAAGGGGAAAAGGTTAAAGGGTTCAGTTTTCTATTAGGCGAAGAAAGCGAGAATTTTAGGTAAAACTTTGGTACAGGCGATCGCTAATTTGGTAGCAGGTTCTACTCCATCCGAAATCACTGTTAGAAAGCCCACTGCTTTTTTAGCTTTCTTCTGCATAGTTTCATCTTGAGGATTTTGTCCTGCTTCGGCTAAAACCTCTAACTGTTCTAAGGTTTGCTTTTGATCCTCTTGAGACAATCGAGGATCGTTAATTGCTTCTTGAATTTGAATTAGTAAATCTTTAATTCCTGGTTCTTCTGGATTAGATGAGGATGGTAGCTGATTAATCGTATTCGCAACCGTACCACTAAGATCTCCTAAACTAAATGCACCTGCACCACTAGCGTTTATAGTTCCGCCTGAAATATTTTGGTTTCTGCTTTGATCGCTATTCATTTCGTTGTCTCCTTGATGATTGTAATTTTCAGCATAGAAACCTGGGCGTTTTAGTGCCGTATTGACCATACTTTCTAATGCTTGAATGCGATTATTCTTTTCTGCTACGAGTTTTTTAGAATCTTTTTCTGTTAAAGCTTTGATTTGATTATACATATCAAAATATTCAGCACTCAATTTAGATAAATCAGCGTCTGGTGGAGTTTTTAATTTCAGTAGTAAATTGTCTTCCCCCTTGACTTCCATTGAGGCTAATTGAAGTTTGGCATCGGGATTGTTTTCTGCTAACTGTTTCCAAGAAATAGCGATCGCTCTGGGGTCTACTCCTTGATTGTGATAGAGGTTTAGGGTATCAAAAATCGGCTTAATAAAATCGGCAAAGTCACCAACTTCAAATTTTTCTGACCGATTATCAGGCTTGCGACGTGGTTCGGGGTTTTCCTCAGTAGGCAGACGCATAAAGACATATTCACACTTGACATCATCTAGTTTGGTGTAAGTTGTAATGCCCCAATCTTCAATAAAAGCTCCTGTCAGAGTAGCTCCTGTAAAATCTGTTCGATCTAACTGCGTCTGTACCAGTTTGGCTCTAGATAAATCTGCATCCTGTAAATTAGCTTCACTTAGATTGGCATCAATAAAGCTAGCATCAGTTAGATCTGCTCCTTGGAAATTAATACCCTGGAGTTTTTGACCATCAAAATTCTTATCTTGTCCTTTGCCGATCAGCCATTGCCTGACTTGAGTGCTTTTCAGATAACTATTACCAGGACGAACGAGATCGAGCATTTTCGCTCCATACCAACGAATACTAGTAAGAGTAGCTCTTCTGAAATCTGTACTTTTTAGTTTTGCTCCTGTGAAATTAACACCAGTTAAGTCAGCACCACGAAAACTCGTCCCACCTGTAGCAGCAAAAGCAATGGCAAAAGACCGCACCCCAGTATCCCTGGCATCTCCTCTCATAGCACGCCAGCCAATGTACACTCCTACTGCTGCTACTGCTCCTGCTCCTGCTACTGCTGCTGTTACTCCTGTTACTCCTGTTCCTGTTCCTGTTGCTCTTGCTGCTGTTACTGCTACTGCTACTGCTACTGCTACTGCTGCTCCTGCTCCTGCTGCTCCTGCTGCTGCTACTTCTGCTACTGCTCCTGCTACTGCTGCTACTGCTATTGCTACTCCTACTGTTCCTACTGCTCCTGCTACTGCTATTGCTGCTCCTGTTGCTTCTGCTCCTGCTACTCTTGCTGCAAACGCTACTCCTGTTGCTGCTGTTCCTGCTACTCCTGCTGCAAACGCTACTGCTATTTGTAATACGCTTATTCCTTGGCGAATACTTAAAATCAGGAATATAACTAGTACTAGTAAACTAACAGAACCGATAATTCGATTTTCTGGGCTAGAGGAGTCAAAAATTAGTGAAGCGAAAACTCCAGTGAACATTGAGAAGAATCCTGATATGCTAGCCAACAGCCAGGAAAGAATAGTTAAAAGTGTTACCCAACGTTTTTGAAGACCACACTTGGCACCAGTAAAATTTGCACCTCTGAGATCAGCACCAGTGAAGTTAGTACTGCAAATATCCGCCTCACTAAAGTCTGCACCAGTAAGATCTTGTCCCTTAAAAGATTGTCCTCGAAGATTTAAACGTTGAAAATTTCTTTCCCCTGCTGCATATCTTTTCAGAACTTTACTAGCTTTCATTCCTTAGCTTTCTAGTTAGTTTTCCTTAGATTTACTGACTGAATATGAAGCATTGGCAAACAATTAATATTTTGTAACTCAGTTGAAGCTTGTCAGTTAATCATAAAATATTTGCTTTTATTTGACTTTTATTAACTATTTTTCTTAAGCTTTCATCAGAATCGAGATTGAAAACTAATATAAATCATCAATCTTGGGCATATATTACTACAGCTTCGACTAACATTCATTCTCGAAAAAAACGACTTAATTCGGCTGGCGTTCTTAAATCTACTTTTCGTTCCAGCATTTGTGATAATTCATCCTGTAAATCGATGATGGCTAAACCTGGAGTTTTTCCCTTAGCAAACTCTACTAATAAATCCACATCGCTTTGTGACGTAAAATCATCTGTTAGTACTGAGCCAAACAACGATAGTTTCTCGATATTGTGACCCTCACAAAAGTCTTTTAGCCTTTTAAAAGGTATTTGAATTGGCAGTACTAATAGCTCTCTCATCTCGTCTCATTTAATGTACTCTAGGAATTACTGAGCCAATTTTGAAGATCGCCAAGAGATTGAAAATCGAGTAAATCCTCGGTCAGAGAATCTAACTGGATTGGTTCTAAAGACTTAATGCGGTCAGCGATCGCCTCTGGGAGATTTCCTAGTTTACGATTAAGTTGACGCAAAGTAATAGCAAGCTTTTCTTCAATTCGCCCTTCAACTCTTCCTTCTTCTTTCCAAGATGTAGTAATCTGCATAATCTGTTCTTGTTCCCTTGTTTCCATTGTACTTAACTCAGATTGAAATAACTTCTCCTCATTAGAGTTAAGACGGAGATAATTATCGACAAAGCCTGAAATCAACTGCATCTTGGCAAGGTCTAGCTTGAGAGTAACCAAGAGACGAAAACATTGAGCTTTGACTGTTGGGCGATCTTGTGGGCTAATTCTCATCTTGCTCATCAAAGCTGCTGCTATAGGATTTTTCTGCTTGAGAAAGTCGCGCCAGTCAAGACGATTTAACTGTACTATGTCATAATCAAAATTCAAAACTTGTTTATTGGGAAAATCAATCGCAAAACTACTTTTATCCAATCTCTGAGGGCGATCATAGGAGAAGATAACAATGGGATAAATTGGGCGATCGTATTTCAAAAAAAGGCTACAAAAATAGCGGAACATTCGACGATTGAACTCAGGTGCATTAGAAGCTTGATTTTCTACGTGAATAAGAAAAGAATAATTTTGTTCTTGAAACTTAGCCAAAGCAACAATATCCATGATGTTCTTCTCACCTCGAACAAGATCAGTAAATAATTCTTTATCCACAAAGGTGATCGAATCAGTATCGAGATATTCGAGAATAGCAGGGAAAAATAACTCTATGAATTCGACAAAAAAGGTAGTAAGAAGCTCCTTAAAAAGTTGGTCATGGTTAATGTTAGTCATTAAGGCTAATTTATTTTTGACTATTACTAATGGATGTGAGGGAGTCTTCTTGATCTTCTTGCCAAAAGACAATCGTATCGTCTAGAGGTTTAAGAATAGTTTGAGGATAATAAAAAGCTAAGATTTTTTCAGCCGACCAACCTAGTTTGGCTAGATTATAAGAACCATACTGACTTAAACCTACGCCATGCCCAAATCCGCCACCGATAAAGCTGTAGCCTTTAAGTTGTTTACCTTGATTGTAAATTGGTTCTAGGTAGAAAAAGGTGCTGCGAGGTGGTTCTAGGGCGCTACGAATTTCGTTTTTATGTAGCTGTAGTTTACCCAGATCGGTTTGAATATTAAGTGCTAAAATTCTGCCAGAGCGCGATCGCTGTTGAATTTCCATTGACTTAATCGTCTTAAATTCTGCTAGAGGATGGCGTGTTTTCAGCAGATATTGACGTAAATCTTGGCTTAAATCAGCAATACTACGGGTTTTATGCCAGCGGAATACTCCTGTTCTACCTGTCTCGTTAAATCCCTTGGTTAGGCTAATAAAATGGCGAAAGGTTTGCTCATTATCTAGAGGATATTTGAGTAGATCCCAAAATGGCTTAGGGGCATCAATTACAGGCTGGAGATACGGACGTTCAGTGCCGTTCCAGGTATCCTCAAAACTGGCGGTAACACCCCCAGTGGTGGAAGAATAGAGCGCATCAATTAACTGATTATCATAGGTAAGAACTAATCCTGCGGTTTTAGCGATCGCGCGATCGCTTATTGGGTTGGTATCTTTTAAACCGTAATATACCTGGCAATGAACCGTAGCGCACAATTGATAGTCATCTACGGCAAAACGTCTGAGGTTCCGTAGAGCATAAGTACGCGCAATAATACTTTGAGCCGCCACCGCTTGAGCAGGAGCATTAGCGCCAATTTCGTGAGGAACAACTCCCCGTAGATAAGTTTCTAGAGGAACTTGGTTAACTAGGGTAAATTCGCCGTGAGCGTTTGGCTGAAGACGTAAACTACCTCCATAGAGCCTAGCTTCTTGGGGTTGCTCAGTGGTGTTAACCTTGACTAAGTTTTTGCCACTAGTAATTTTCACCTCATCCTGATTATATTTCTGTCCCTCAATTTCCAAGACAATATCAGGTTCTTGAGCCAGAATTTGCGTATCCAAATAAGGATCTTCATAACCATTGGCTTTTAAACTGTGTAATAGCCAACGACGAATCAAAGGAGTTTGATAAACATCGCGTTTAGCCCAGACTTGCCAGCGTCCTGGTTGTGCTATCTCAACTTCTATTCCCAGCTTTTGCCAAGATTTAGCACTATCTTCAGCAGTTTCAAACGTAGAGCGATCGCTTAAAATCAATTTTTCGGCTAGCTTAGGCTGAGATAAACGAGCAGAATCTACCTTCAACACCACGTTTTGAGTTTTAATAGTTGTCGCTTGAGATTGATCGGGAAAACTTACCTGTAGAGTGTCTCCTGGCGTACTTTGAATTGTAACTTTTTTAATTTCAGGATCTCCCTCAATCATTGGTGCAGCACCCAATCGTTGAAGAATACCGATTTCCAGTTCAATATCCTGAGCTTTTGTTTCAGCAGCGATCGCCGATTGCCAACTACCAAGACTACCTAATAAAAAGACACCTAGATAAATCGTTAGTTTAAACATTATTCCTCTTAGAGCTAAAAGCTAATAGCTAGAAGCTAATAGCTAAAAACGATATCACTATCAATTCATGTTTTGAATCAGCAACACCTTACTGTTCAATCTTCTTCAATAATTTCAATTAAGGTTTCCCCATCGATCATGCGCTTGGCAGCTTTTAATAAATCTTCTTCGACATAAGGTTTAACAAAGTAGCCGTTAGCTCCACGAGAAGCTGCTATTTTACGCATTTTTTGCGCTCCGCGAGAAGTTAGCATGGCGATGGGTAAAGCAGCTAGTTTCTCATCCTGTTGTAGTTGTGAGAGCAATTCTAAACCGTTCATTCGAGGCATTTCAATGTCGCAAAAGGCAATATCGCACTTCAAACCACTACGGAGTTTATCCCAAGCTTCTTGACCATCTCTAGCTTGTTCCACTCGATAACCAGCATTTCTAAAGGTCATGGATAATAATTCCCTTACAGTCACTGAGTCATCGATAATTAGCACCAGAGGAGCATCTTTAAAAATGGTGTCTGACTGATTAACTTTCTTAGCTTTATCGTTAACAGATTCCTCTTGATTGGCTCGATTAATCTCAATTAGATGTTTTGCCACATCCATCAAGTCTTTTTCAGTATAGGGTTTAGTCAGATAAGCCTTTGCTCCCAAATCATTGGCTATTTGACGATGTTTATCTGCACCACGAGAAGTCAGCATCGCCACAGGAACAGATCTTAGTTTGCTATCTTGATGAAGATTTGATAGTAATTCCAAACCATTCATACGAGGCATCTCAATATCACTAAAAATCATGTCGCACTGTAAACCACCACGGAGTTTATCCCAGGCTTCTTGACCATCTCTAGCTTGCTCTACTCGATAACCTAGCTTATTAAAACTCATTGACAGCAACTCACGAACTGTAATGGAGTCATCGACGACTAGTACCATCGGCTCTTGCTGAATGCTTTCGACTGGAGCCTGCTTAACATCTCCAGCACCAGCCAGAATATTAAAGCCAATTTCAATCGTTCTCTTACCTTGAGCAATTTCAATTAGCTCTAAAACGTCACCAATCGGCATAATCGAACCATCACCCAGAACTGTCGCCCCTGCAATACCTGGTGGTTTGGCAATTGGGCCATCGATTTGCTTAATTACAATTTCTTGCTCGGCTTTGACTTCATCTACCTCGATCGCCAGTAGATTGTCTAAACTACGTAAAATGACTACAGAAACCGTATCATCGTTATTTTGGTTGGCATTATAAATACCTGTACGACGGATCTGACGATTGTAGTTGAGCAAGTCCCGTAAAGGTCTTAGGGGCAATAGAGTATCTTGCCAAGCAATACAGCGCACTCCATTAGCGTTAGTTTGAATGTCACTGGGTAAATATTCTTTGGTGTCTTCCACTCCATCAATGGGGAAAGCGATCGAAGTATTATTGTCAACGCAGGTTAGAGCTTTGCAGATACTCAGTACCAGAGGTAGTCGAATCGTGAAGGTCG
This sequence is a window from Pleurocapsa minor HA4230-MV1. Protein-coding genes within it:
- a CDS encoding SpoIID/LytB domain-containing protein codes for the protein MFKLTIYLGVFLLGSLGSWQSAIAAETKAQDIELEIGILQRLGAAPMIEGDPEIKKVTIQSTPGDTLQVSFPDQSQATTIKTQNVVLKVDSARLSQPKLAEKLILSDRSTFETAEDSAKSWQKLGIEVEIAQPGRWQVWAKRDVYQTPLIRRWLLHSLKANGYEDPYLDTQILAQEPDIVLEIEGQKYNQDEVKITSGKNLVKVNTTEQPQEARLYGGSLRLQPNAHGEFTLVNQVPLETYLRGVVPHEIGANAPAQAVAAQSIIARTYALRNLRRFAVDDYQLCATVHCQVYYGLKDTNPISDRAIAKTAGLVLTYDNQLIDALYSSTTGGVTASFEDTWNGTERPYLQPVIDAPKPFWDLLKYPLDNEQTFRHFISLTKGFNETGRTGVFRWHKTRSIADLSQDLRQYLLKTRHPLAEFKTIKSMEIQQRSRSGRILALNIQTDLGKLQLHKNEIRSALEPPRSTFFYLEPIYNQGKQLKGYSFIGGGFGHGVGLSQYGSYNLAKLGWSAEKILAFYYPQTILKPLDDTIVFWQEDQEDSLTSISNSQK
- a CDS encoding pentapeptide repeat-containing protein; translation: MKASKVLKRYAAGERNFQRLNLRGQSFKGQDLTGADFSEADICSTNFTGADLRGANFTGAKCGLQKRWVTLLTILSWLLASISGFFSMFTGVFASLIFDSSSPENRIIGSVSLLVLVIFLILSIRQGISVLQIAVAFAAGVAGTAATGVAFAARVAGAEATGAAIAVAGAVGTVGVAIAVAAVAGAVAEVAAAGAAGAGAAVAVAVAVAVTAARATGTGTGVTGVTAAVAGAGAVAAVGVYIGWRAMRGDARDTGVRSFAIAFAATGGTSFRGADLTGVNFTGAKLKSTDFRRATLTSIRWYGAKMLDLVRPGNSYLKSTQVRQWLIGKGQDKNFDGQKLQGINFQGADLTDASFIDANLSEANLQDADLSRAKLVQTQLDRTDFTGATLTGAFIEDWGITTYTKLDDVKCEYVFMRLPTEENPEPRRKPDNRSEKFEVGDFADFIKPIFDTLNLYHNQGVDPRAIAISWKQLAENNPDAKLQLASMEVKGEDNLLLKLKTPPDADLSKLSAEYFDMYNQIKALTEKDSKKLVAEKNNRIQALESMVNTALKRPGFYAENYNHQGDNEMNSDQSRNQNISGGTINASGAGAFSLGDLSGTVANTINQLPSSSNPEEPGIKDLLIQIQEAINDPRLSQEDQKQTLEQLEVLAEAGQNPQDETMQKKAKKAVGFLTVISDGVEPATKLAIACTKVLPKILAFFA
- the pstA gene encoding phosphate ABC transporter permease PstA, with the protein product MTSPQLEKSDYGEISLKRNPTSPRTLFGLVMSGIAGLFTLAAIVPLFIILSYLITKGISSLSASVFTELPPPPLVDGGGFGNAILGTVLMVGIGALISIPLGIMAAIYLSEFNGGKVAEWIRFATNVLSGVPSIIVGVFAYGVIVLTFKSYSAWAGGFALSILMLPIIVRTTDESLKLVPQDVRQASVGIGANQYQTVLQVVLPAALPAIITGITLAIARAAGETAPLLFTALFTQFWPNWDALLVEPTASLAVLVYNFAIVPFKNQQELAWGAAFILVMLVLFTSILSRWATAKRTY
- a CDS encoding DUF4351 domain-containing protein, which gives rise to MTNINHDQLFKELLTTFFVEFIELFFPAILEYLDTDSITFVDKELFTDLVRGEKNIMDIVALAKFQEQNYSFLIHVENQASNAPEFNRRMFRYFCSLFLKYDRPIYPIVIFSYDRPQRLDKSSFAIDFPNKQVLNFDYDIVQLNRLDWRDFLKQKNPIAAALMSKMRISPQDRPTVKAQCFRLLVTLKLDLAKMQLISGFVDNYLRLNSNEEKLFQSELSTMETREQEQIMQITTSWKEEGRVEGRIEEKLAITLRQLNRKLGNLPEAIADRIKSLEPIQLDSLTEDLLDFQSLGDLQNWLSNS
- a CDS encoding nucleotidyltransferase domain-containing protein, whose protein sequence is MRELLVLPIQIPFKRLKDFCEGHNIEKLSLFGSVLTDDFTSQSDVDLLVEFAKGKTPGLAIIDLQDELSQMLERKVDLRTPAELSRFFRE